Proteins found in one Gadus macrocephalus chromosome 23, ASM3116895v1 genomic segment:
- the insig1 gene encoding insulin-induced gene 1 protein, protein MPRLEDHCWTCSCAPSRGDSEDRVVAPKAVDMLSIITTVLRGAYGSLHSDRAANLLRRGLVLFAVGVFLALVLNLLQIQRHVTLFPEEVMSTLFSSAWWIPPCCGTGAAVIGLLYPCIDSHLGEPHKFKREWASVMRCIAVFVGINHASVKLDFANNVQLSLTLAALSLGLWWTFDRSRSGFGLGITTAFLATVITQLLVYNGVYQYTSPDFLYVRSWLPCIFFSGGVTMGNIGRQLAMGGGEKPHID, encoded by the exons ATGCCCAGACTAGAAGACCACTGCTGGACGTGTTCCTGTGCGCCTTCTCGGGGGGACTCTGAGGACCGGGTTGTGGCTCCGAAGGCCGTAGACATGCTCTCCATTATCACCACGGTGCTCCGGGGGGCCTACGGCTCGCTGCACAGCGACCGGGCCGCCAACCTCCTCCGGCGGGGTCTGGTTCTGTTCGCCGTCGGAGTGTTTCTGGCGCTGGTGCTCAACCTGCTGCAGATCCAGAGACACGTCACGCTGTTCCCTGAGGAGGTGATGAGCACGCTGTTCTCCTCCGCCTGGTGGATCCCTCCTTGCTGCGGGACCGGGGCCG CTGTCATCGGCCTGCTGTACCCCTGTATCGACAGCCACCTCGGGGAACCCCATAAGTTCAAGAGGGAGTGGGCGAGCGTCATGCGCTGCATCGCAGTGTTCGTGGGCATCAACCACGCCAGTGTC AAGCTGGACTTTGCCAACAACGTGCAGCTGTCCCTCACGCTGGCGGCGCTGTCCCTGGGCCTGTGGTGGACGTTCGACCGCTCCCGCAGCGGCTTCGGCCTGGGCATCACCACCGCCTTCCTGGCCACCGTCATCACACAGCTGCTGGTGTACAACGGAGTCTACCA GTACACGTCACCTGACTTCCTGTACGTGCGCTCCTGGCTGCCCTGCATCTTCTTCTCTGGAGGCGTAACCATGGGCAACATCGGCCGCCAGCTTGCCATG ggtggaggggagaaGCCACACATTGACTGA